From a single Mycolicibacterium moriokaense genomic region:
- a CDS encoding acyl-CoA dehydrogenase family protein, which translates to MQLTFDAEVEAFRAEFVRFLDEHLPTEAEAAEPSTSTAHVPEWSRRWQRVQFDHGWLLPGNPPEYGGRNAGILEQFVHREVLSRRRIYHAFNPQGVGIIAASLLSFGTEEQKRRWAVPILRADMTAALGMSEPGAGSDLAGLSTRAELVDDHFVVNGQKVWTSGAHDADIILTFVRTDPDAPKHRGISALIIPTDTPGVERRPFASVYGRDEVDFNEVFFTDVRVPAENLVGPLGGGWKVANGSLGHERTMMWMAFANRLEQLLEDYQPDGEVNRDRYATMVMDYQALRLLGSVALGQAARGERDIPGISVLKLLGSEAEQNALRHALDGAGADGLLSPVFTGPYNPYSPDLFTASWFTRYISSYAGTISGGTSEIQRNIIAQRVLGLPAR; encoded by the coding sequence TGCCGAGGTCGAGGCGTTTCGCGCGGAGTTCGTCCGGTTTCTTGACGAGCACCTGCCCACTGAGGCCGAGGCTGCCGAGCCGTCGACGTCGACCGCGCATGTGCCGGAGTGGTCAAGGCGGTGGCAGCGGGTGCAGTTCGACCACGGCTGGCTGTTGCCTGGCAACCCGCCCGAGTACGGCGGTCGCAACGCCGGCATCCTCGAGCAGTTCGTCCACCGCGAGGTGCTCTCGCGACGACGGATCTACCACGCGTTCAACCCGCAGGGTGTGGGCATCATCGCCGCGTCGCTGTTGTCGTTCGGCACCGAGGAGCAGAAGCGGCGGTGGGCCGTGCCCATCCTGCGCGCCGACATGACGGCCGCGCTCGGCATGAGCGAACCCGGCGCCGGATCGGATCTCGCGGGGTTGAGTACCCGCGCCGAACTGGTGGACGACCACTTCGTGGTGAACGGGCAGAAGGTGTGGACGTCGGGCGCCCACGATGCCGACATCATCCTGACCTTCGTGCGCACCGACCCCGATGCGCCGAAACACAGAGGCATCAGCGCGTTGATCATCCCGACGGACACGCCGGGAGTGGAGCGTCGTCCGTTCGCATCGGTCTACGGACGCGACGAAGTCGATTTCAACGAGGTGTTCTTCACCGACGTCCGGGTGCCTGCGGAGAATCTCGTCGGCCCGCTGGGCGGTGGCTGGAAAGTGGCCAACGGGTCACTGGGACATGAGCGCACCATGATGTGGATGGCATTCGCCAACCGGCTCGAACAGCTGCTGGAGGACTATCAACCCGACGGCGAGGTCAATCGCGATCGCTACGCCACCATGGTGATGGACTACCAAGCGCTGCGTCTGCTGGGTTCGGTCGCGCTCGGACAGGCGGCACGCGGCGAGCGCGACATCCCGGGAATCTCGGTGCTGAAGCTCCTCGGATCCGAAGCCGAGCAGAATGCGCTGCGCCACGCGCTGGACGGCGCCGGTGCGGACGGTCTTCTCAGTCCGGTGTTCACGGGTCCGTACAACCCTTACAGCCCAGACCTTTTCACCGCCAGCTGGTTCACCCGGTACATCAGCAGCTATGCCGGCACCATCTCGGGTGGCACGTCGGAGATCCAGCGCAACATCATCGCGCAGCGCGTGCTGGGGTTGCCCGCGCGTTGA
- a CDS encoding type IV toxin-antitoxin system AbiEi family antitoxin domain-containing protein translates to MLNEFLRRHDGVVTLQHAREAGLSKHAVYRRVRSGEWRRCSRGVYFADDRPFTDASRIRAGVWAYGDHAVGSGLTAAWWHGLTQFAPDRVEVTMPRNASGRRRPESVLRRRDLDSADIVERRGLLVTAVPFTVVEAAIRRRGGMKIMDWALLHDVRLSELWRAHMRNKGRYGSPAARIRLQAADDGARSAAERLLVRLLRKAGITGWQTNYRVGGYMLDVGFPDSKVAIEVDGLAYHSEPDDFHRDRVRQNNIMLMDWQVLRFTWIDLVEYPDRVIATIRSAISV, encoded by the coding sequence GTGCTCAACGAGTTTCTGCGCCGACACGACGGTGTGGTGACGTTGCAACACGCGCGCGAAGCGGGCCTGAGCAAGCATGCGGTGTACCGGCGCGTGCGGTCGGGAGAGTGGCGTCGCTGTTCGCGGGGCGTGTACTTCGCAGACGACCGCCCCTTCACCGACGCGTCCCGTATCCGGGCCGGCGTGTGGGCTTATGGCGACCATGCCGTCGGCAGTGGACTGACCGCCGCGTGGTGGCATGGTCTGACGCAGTTCGCGCCGGATCGTGTTGAAGTGACGATGCCACGTAACGCCAGCGGTCGCCGCCGGCCGGAATCCGTGTTGCGGCGACGAGACTTGGATTCCGCCGACATCGTGGAGCGCCGAGGGCTTCTCGTCACCGCCGTGCCGTTCACGGTCGTCGAGGCGGCGATTCGGCGCCGGGGTGGCATGAAGATCATGGACTGGGCGCTGCTACACGATGTTCGGCTCAGCGAGTTGTGGCGAGCGCACATGCGCAACAAGGGTCGGTACGGGTCGCCGGCAGCGCGAATTCGCCTGCAGGCCGCCGATGATGGCGCACGGTCTGCAGCTGAACGTCTATTGGTGAGGCTGCTGCGAAAGGCCGGCATCACCGGCTGGCAGACCAACTATCGCGTGGGCGGATACATGCTGGACGTCGGATTCCCCGACTCGAAGGTGGCGATCGAAGTCGACGGTCTTGCGTACCACAGCGAACCTGACGACTTTCATCGCGACCGTGTCCGCCAGAACAACATCATGTTGATGGATTGGCAGGTGCTGCGTTTCACCTGGATCGACCTGGTCGAGTATCCCGATCGGGTGATTGCGACCATTCGTTCTGCGATTTCGGTGTAA